One segment of Opitutaceae bacterium DNA contains the following:
- a CDS encoding peptide chain release factor 3, which produces MSAAEEIARRRTFAIISHPDAGKTTLTEKFLLYGNAIHLAGTVTARKNQRATASDWMELEKQRGISISSTVLQFDYRGFAVNLLDTPGHKDFSEDTYRVLTAVDAALMVIDAGKGVQAQTRKLFEVCRRRGVPIFTFMNKCDRPTLNPIALVDELESVLGIQASPVIWPLGNGPSFRGVFDRRNREVHLFERVPGGAYHSPVNVASLEDPVVREKLDDYTFNETREQLEMLDGAGHPFDLDAIRAGRQTPVYFGSAVNNFGIQLLLDGFLQSSVPPAPRRVSVTSPAAKNRPVPAPAGEIVPVTHPKFSAFVFKIQANMDPKHRDRIAFVRICSGKFTRDMTVLHQQSGKTVRLSSSHKLFGQERETVNEAWPGDVIGLVGHDAFGIGDTLTEDRAIIFDEIPRFPPEVFTYISNPNPSDSKKFRAGLDQLLQEGVVQSFSARHAPPGSTLLAAVGPLQFEVVQYRLQSEYGAESRLETTPWSLLKWIEPHPSLANPSGIIVASGVSFGADKFDQPVVLFPNDWSMAYFKEKNPELKLHDLPLDQSENHN; this is translated from the coding sequence ATGTCCGCCGCTGAAGAAATCGCCCGCCGCCGCACCTTTGCGATCATTTCGCACCCGGATGCCGGCAAAACGACGCTTACCGAAAAATTCCTGCTTTACGGCAATGCCATCCACCTCGCGGGAACCGTCACTGCCCGGAAGAATCAACGGGCCACCGCCTCGGACTGGATGGAACTCGAAAAGCAGCGCGGTATTTCGATCAGTTCAACCGTGCTGCAATTCGACTACCGGGGCTTCGCTGTCAATCTCCTGGACACCCCGGGCCACAAGGACTTCTCGGAGGACACCTACCGGGTGCTGACCGCGGTCGACGCCGCCCTGATGGTCATCGACGCCGGCAAAGGCGTGCAGGCTCAGACACGCAAGCTGTTCGAGGTGTGCCGGCGCCGGGGCGTGCCCATATTCACGTTCATGAACAAGTGCGACCGCCCCACGTTGAATCCCATCGCACTTGTCGACGAACTGGAGAGCGTGCTTGGCATCCAGGCATCGCCCGTCATCTGGCCCCTGGGCAACGGGCCTTCATTCCGAGGTGTGTTCGACCGTCGCAACCGCGAAGTCCACCTGTTCGAACGCGTTCCGGGAGGGGCCTATCACTCGCCGGTCAACGTCGCCTCGCTTGAAGACCCGGTGGTCCGCGAAAAACTCGACGACTACACCTTCAACGAAACGCGCGAACAACTGGAGATGCTCGACGGTGCGGGCCATCCCTTCGACCTCGACGCCATCCGGGCCGGCCGGCAGACGCCCGTCTACTTCGGCAGCGCGGTCAACAATTTCGGCATTCAGCTCCTGCTCGACGGATTCCTGCAAAGCTCCGTTCCTCCCGCTCCGCGCCGGGTCTCCGTGACGTCCCCCGCCGCAAAAAACCGCCCGGTGCCGGCGCCCGCAGGGGAAATCGTGCCTGTGACCCATCCCAAGTTCTCCGCCTTCGTCTTCAAGATTCAGGCAAACATGGATCCGAAGCATCGCGACCGCATAGCGTTTGTGCGGATCTGCTCCGGAAAGTTCACTCGCGACATGACGGTCCTGCATCAGCAGTCGGGAAAAACCGTGCGCCTGTCGTCGTCGCACAAACTCTTCGGACAGGAACGCGAAACGGTCAATGAGGCCTGGCCGGGTGATGTCATCGGACTCGTGGGACACGATGCCTTTGGCATCGGCGACACGCTCACCGAGGATCGCGCGATCATCTTCGACGAAATTCCCCGCTTCCCGCCGGAGGTCTTCACCTACATTTCAAATCCCAACCCATCGGACTCGAAAAAGTTCCGCGCCGGTCTGGATCAACTGCTGCAGGAGGGTGTCGTCCAGTCCTTCTCCGCCCGCCATGCGCCGCCCGGATCAACCCTGCTCGCGGCAGTCGGTCCGCTGCAGTTCGAAGTCGTGCAATACCGCCTGCAGTCGGAATACGGTGCGGAATCCCGCCTCGAGACCACGCCATGGTCGTTGCTCAAGTGGATTGAGCCGCACCCAAGCCTCGCCAATCCGTCCGGCATCATCGTCGCGAGCGGCGTGAGTTTTGGCGCCGACAAGTTTGACCAGCCGGTCGTTCTCTTTCCCAACGACTGGTCCATGGCCTATTTCAAGGAAAAGAATCCCGAACTCAAACTTCACGATCTTCCGCTGGACCAATCCGAAAACCACAATTAA
- a CDS encoding class I SAM-dependent rRNA methyltransferase: MSTPVPTLKLKPNARPRVLLGHPWVFANETEVLLPGDWDGEVVECRDRTGRFLGTGIYNSRSQIVWRRFSRERTALDQAFIREAVRQAIERRDGLRGMAVAGTPTRRLIWSESDDLPGLVADQFGDVVVVQIQTLAMERRAAIIGDVLDEILHPAEIIFRNDATIRRLEGLPLGVHTRSGKPWAPRWVEIGGLEYWLDLQGGQKTGFYLDQRLQHAAVARYCTGRRVLDAFCNQGAFGLQAARAGASEVLGLDSAPEAIEGARRNAGRAGLKVSFETVNVFDWFNDAARDSEPLWDVIVLDPPPFAKSRSALEGALRGYKEINLRAMRSLAPGGVLATYTCSHHMQDLELRRVLTEAAVDARRKARVLEFAHQPPDHPVLVTMPESEYLRGYILRVD; this comes from the coding sequence ATGTCGACTCCGGTACCGACGCTAAAACTAAAGCCCAACGCCAGGCCGCGTGTGCTCCTGGGGCACCCCTGGGTGTTCGCCAATGAAACCGAGGTGTTGCTGCCCGGGGACTGGGATGGGGAGGTGGTGGAATGCCGGGACCGGACCGGGCGATTTCTGGGAACGGGCATCTACAATTCCCGCTCCCAGATCGTCTGGCGGCGTTTCAGCCGCGAGCGGACGGCCCTGGACCAGGCGTTCATCCGCGAGGCCGTGCGGCAGGCGATCGAGCGGCGCGACGGGCTGCGGGGGATGGCGGTGGCGGGGACTCCGACGCGGCGGTTGATCTGGTCGGAATCGGACGACCTTCCCGGCCTGGTGGCCGATCAGTTCGGGGATGTAGTGGTTGTACAGATACAGACGCTCGCGATGGAAAGGCGCGCCGCGATCATTGGCGATGTGCTGGACGAGATCCTCCATCCGGCGGAGATCATCTTTCGCAACGACGCGACCATTCGCCGCCTCGAAGGGCTGCCCCTCGGCGTGCACACGCGATCGGGAAAACCCTGGGCCCCGCGATGGGTCGAAATCGGCGGACTTGAGTACTGGCTCGATCTGCAGGGCGGGCAGAAGACCGGGTTTTATCTCGACCAGCGCCTCCAGCATGCGGCTGTCGCGCGGTACTGCACGGGCCGGCGGGTCCTGGATGCGTTCTGCAATCAGGGCGCCTTCGGGCTTCAAGCCGCGAGGGCGGGTGCGAGCGAGGTGCTGGGCCTGGACAGCGCGCCGGAGGCGATCGAGGGGGCGCGGAGAAATGCCGGGCGCGCGGGGCTCAAGGTTTCGTTCGAAACGGTGAATGTCTTCGACTGGTTCAACGATGCCGCGCGGGATTCAGAGCCGCTGTGGGACGTGATCGTGCTGGATCCACCGCCCTTTGCAAAGTCGAGAAGCGCGCTTGAAGGCGCCCTGCGCGGTTACAAGGAGATCAACCTCCGCGCGATGCGCAGTCTGGCGCCCGGGGGAGTTCTCGCGACCTACACGTGTTCGCATCACATGCAGGACCTGGAGCTGCGCCGCGTGCTAACCGAGGCCGCTGTCGACGCGCGGCGCAAGGCGCGGGTGCTGGAGTTCGCGCATCAGCCTCCCGATCATCCCGTGCTTGTGACAATGCCGGAAAGCGAATACCTGCGTGGCTACATTCTGCGCGTTGACTGA
- a CDS encoding esterase family protein yields the protein MAWTTFHWRSEFIGKQTSAEILLPDRGEGPFPVLYLLHGLSDDATMWMRRSRIEFYMAGLPLIVVMPDGYRGFYTDNEDGPPFARHFGEELPRVVERHFHARPARRARAIGGLSMGGYGALRVGLGYPDRFCSINSHSGAVGWGDRPGVAAYRKAAKDRGWTDAFVREMVRVFGRSPLGTAHDVVELARRARRAGRLPRILIDCGTEDFLIGENRRLHADLERERIPHEYREFPGAHTWDYWDLHIRDALAFHCANLRVKPVG from the coding sequence GTGGCCTGGACAACCTTTCACTGGCGCAGCGAATTCATAGGAAAACAAACAAGTGCGGAAATCCTCCTGCCCGATCGCGGCGAGGGGCCCTTTCCGGTGCTCTATCTGCTGCACGGGCTTTCCGATGACGCCACGATGTGGATGCGGCGCAGCCGGATCGAGTTCTACATGGCGGGTCTGCCGCTGATCGTGGTGATGCCGGATGGCTATCGCGGCTTCTACACCGACAATGAGGACGGCCCTCCGTTTGCGCGTCATTTCGGAGAGGAGCTGCCGCGTGTTGTCGAGAGACACTTCCATGCGCGGCCTGCGCGGCGTGCCCGTGCCATCGGCGGGCTTTCGATGGGTGGATACGGCGCCCTGCGGGTGGGGCTGGGTTATCCCGATCGATTCTGCTCCATCAACAGCCACTCGGGCGCCGTCGGATGGGGCGACCGGCCGGGCGTGGCGGCCTACCGCAAGGCGGCGAAGGATCGCGGCTGGACCGATGCGTTTGTCCGGGAGATGGTGCGGGTGTTTGGCCGCTCTCCGCTGGGGACAGCCCATGATGTCGTCGAACTCGCGAGACGCGCGCGCCGGGCCGGACGGCTGCCGCGGATCCTGATCGACTGCGGAACGGAAGATTTTCTCATCGGCGAAAACCGCCGCCTGCATGCCGATCTGGAGCGGGAACGCATACCGCACGAGTACCGCGAATTTCCCGGAGCGCACACCTGGGACTACTGGGACCTCCACATTCGCGACGCACTCGCCTTTCATTGTGCGAATTTGAGAGTCAAACCTGTCGGGTAG
- a CDS encoding sugar ABC transporter ATP-binding protein, with protein MAPLLVFQGIRKSFGAVQALRGVDFELRRGEVHALLGENGAGKSTLIKVATGAHAPDAGALTVDGRAQGRLTPALAHELGIACIYQQPALFPDLTVMENLGLRLEKPSPFSPVRWKERRRRALELLARVGAEVRPDAVVSELSMPEQQLVEIAAAVGARARIVIMDEPTASLTQREQERLHGIVRALKADGTGVIYISHRLEEIFALADRVTVLRDGASEGTFGARDLSENELIRLMVGREVTQLYPPPLAQPGAERLRVDRLCCEASGVRQVSFSVRAGEILGLAGLVGAGRTELARVLFGLTPADSGTVCIDGEDASIGSPVRAIERGIAYVPEDRRRHGVVMEMPVAQNITLAAARRFFPGGWLRDRVEARAARDFVQRLSIKTAGIEAAVASLSGGNQQKVSLSRWLATAPKVLILDEPTQGVDVGAKSEIHALIRRFAADGMAVILISSDLPEVLGMSDRIGVMRGGELIGILPRGSSAPEVMAAALGQGVVNGKDAA; from the coding sequence ATGGCCCCGCTCCTCGTCTTTCAAGGCATTCGAAAATCCTTCGGAGCCGTGCAGGCGTTGCGCGGGGTGGATTTTGAGCTGAGGCGGGGAGAGGTTCACGCGCTGCTGGGGGAAAACGGGGCCGGGAAATCGACGTTGATCAAGGTCGCCACGGGAGCGCACGCGCCGGATGCCGGCGCGCTCACCGTGGATGGCAGGGCCCAGGGCAGGCTCACGCCGGCGCTGGCGCATGAACTCGGCATCGCCTGCATCTACCAGCAGCCCGCATTGTTTCCCGATCTGACCGTGATGGAGAACCTGGGTCTGCGATTGGAGAAACCCTCTCCCTTTTCGCCGGTTCGCTGGAAAGAGCGCAGGCGGCGCGCGCTTGAATTGCTCGCCCGGGTGGGTGCCGAGGTGCGACCGGATGCAGTCGTGAGTGAACTGTCGATGCCGGAGCAACAGTTGGTGGAGATCGCCGCCGCCGTCGGCGCACGCGCGCGGATCGTGATCATGGATGAACCCACGGCGTCGCTGACACAGCGCGAACAGGAGCGGCTCCACGGCATTGTCCGCGCGTTGAAGGCTGATGGCACCGGCGTCATATACATTTCACACAGGCTCGAGGAAATTTTTGCGCTCGCGGATCGGGTCACTGTGCTGAGGGACGGAGCAAGCGAGGGAACGTTTGGCGCCAGGGACCTTTCGGAAAATGAGCTCATTCGCCTGATGGTGGGGCGGGAAGTGACGCAGCTCTACCCGCCGCCACTCGCGCAGCCGGGCGCCGAGCGGCTCAGGGTTGATCGCCTCTGCTGCGAGGCCTCCGGTGTGAGGCAGGTGTCGTTTTCGGTCCGCGCCGGCGAGATCCTTGGCCTTGCCGGCCTGGTTGGAGCGGGACGAACCGAGCTTGCACGCGTTCTCTTCGGGCTCACACCGGCTGACAGCGGCACGGTGTGCATCGACGGAGAAGACGCCTCGATTGGATCTCCGGTGCGGGCGATTGAGCGGGGCATTGCCTATGTGCCGGAGGATCGGCGGCGCCACGGCGTGGTCATGGAGATGCCGGTCGCGCAGAACATCACACTCGCCGCGGCGCGAAGATTTTTTCCCGGCGGCTGGCTGCGGGATCGCGTCGAGGCGCGAGCGGCTCGTGATTTTGTGCAGCGGCTTTCAATCAAGACCGCGGGCATTGAAGCTGCGGTGGCGAGCCTGAGTGGTGGGAATCAGCAGAAGGTGTCGCTCTCGCGCTGGCTCGCGACGGCACCGAAGGTGCTGATCCTGGATGAACCGACGCAGGGGGTGGACGTCGGGGCCAAGAGCGAGATTCACGCATTGATCCGCCGTTTTGCCGCGGACGGCATGGCCGTGATCCTGATTTCGAGCGATCTGCCCGAGGTGCTGGGAATGAGCGATCGCATCGGCGTCATGCGGGGTGGTGAGCTGATCGGCATTCTCCCGCGGGGAAGTTCCGCACCCGAGGTCATGGCCGCAGCGCTTGGGCAGGGTGTCGTGAACGGAAAGGATGCCGCATGA
- a CDS encoding ABC transporter permease, with protein MMLGRYRRELAIAAVLAGVLFGLAIWAPAFYRAQPLLSLATREAPVLIVTCGMVLVILTRQIDISVGSLFSICSVVCGLLAAKGWPVVSLLPVGALIGALFGALNGALVAGLGLPSIVVTLAMLVALRQGLNLFRQGEFVNLPDGVQWFGLNQAHGQIIVLVATLVLVAILACCLHGVALGRHFYAVGSDAEAARLAGLRPRWVTFLAFALLGGLTGIAAIVNVVQSPQVQPLTGNGMELKVIAAVVVGGVAISGGRGHLWGAVMGLCLLACIAPALVHLRIEAYWEKAIQGAIILLAVLAEGFGGGRNRGHRPAPA; from the coding sequence ATGATGCTGGGTCGATACCGTCGGGAGCTGGCGATCGCCGCGGTGCTGGCGGGTGTCCTGTTCGGCCTGGCGATCTGGGCGCCGGCGTTTTACCGGGCGCAGCCGCTGCTGTCGCTGGCGACGCGGGAGGCGCCGGTGCTGATCGTCACCTGCGGCATGGTCCTCGTGATTCTGACCCGGCAGATCGACATTTCCGTCGGCTCCCTCTTCTCGATTTGCAGCGTTGTTTGTGGGCTGCTTGCCGCGAAAGGCTGGCCGGTCGTCTCCCTGCTCCCCGTGGGCGCGCTCATCGGAGCTCTCTTCGGAGCGCTGAATGGCGCACTCGTGGCGGGGCTCGGATTGCCCTCGATCGTCGTGACACTCGCGATGCTGGTGGCGCTGCGGCAGGGATTGAATCTTTTCCGACAGGGCGAGTTCGTCAATCTGCCGGATGGAGTGCAATGGTTCGGTCTGAACCAGGCGCACGGTCAGATCATTGTGCTCGTCGCCACACTGGTGCTGGTGGCGATCCTGGCCTGCTGCCTGCATGGCGTTGCGCTGGGACGACATTTTTATGCCGTCGGCAGTGATGCGGAAGCGGCGAGGCTGGCCGGGTTGAGACCGCGGTGGGTCACGTTTCTGGCGTTTGCGCTGCTCGGTGGGCTAACGGGGATTGCTGCGATCGTGAATGTGGTGCAGTCACCCCAGGTGCAGCCGCTCACTGGAAACGGCATGGAGCTGAAAGTGATTGCGGCCGTCGTCGTTGGCGGAGTCGCCATTTCCGGCGGACGCGGCCACCTCTGGGGTGCCGTGATGGGGTTGTGCCTGCTGGCATGCATCGCGCCGGCATTGGTGCACCTGCGCATCGAGGCCTATTGGGAGAAGGCGATTCAGGGCGCGATCATCCTGCTCGCCGTGCTTGCCGAGGGTTTTGGGGGAGGTCGCAACCGCGGGCATCGCCCGGCTCCGGCATGA
- a CDS encoding ABC transporter permease translates to MTVGFGTLDRQFDILRHSCEIGLLALALTPVILTAGIDLSVASLLALCAIVFGQLTHDAGLPVAAAIPLTVLVGALGGGLNASLVAGMRLPPLIVTLGTYSLFRGLAEALTGGAVTYTLFPAGFLALGQGRVFGVPAQAWIFFAVAIGMWVLVHRTMLGRSFRVIGYSPEGARYAGLGTGRCLTFVYVLAGVVAALAALIYTARLGQAKADAAVGYELFAITAVVLGGTSIFGGAGSVTGTLLGVAVIAVLKNGLATLPVVIRMNSAEELSGLLTGVLLLLALVVGMVPKLLSVLRSRR, encoded by the coding sequence ATGACGGTGGGATTTGGAACGCTGGATCGCCAGTTCGACATTCTAAGACACTCCTGCGAGATCGGTTTGCTCGCGCTCGCCCTGACGCCCGTGATTCTGACGGCGGGCATCGATCTGTCGGTCGCCTCACTGCTGGCGCTCTGTGCAATTGTGTTTGGCCAGCTCACGCATGACGCCGGCCTGCCGGTGGCGGCTGCAATTCCGCTCACAGTTCTCGTGGGTGCGCTGGGAGGCGGACTCAATGCCTCGTTGGTGGCGGGCATGCGACTGCCGCCGCTCATTGTCACACTCGGCACGTATTCCCTGTTTCGCGGACTTGCTGAGGCGCTCACGGGGGGCGCTGTCACCTACACCTTGTTTCCGGCGGGGTTTCTCGCCTTGGGCCAGGGGCGGGTGTTCGGCGTTCCGGCGCAGGCGTGGATATTCTTCGCCGTCGCCATCGGCATGTGGGTGCTGGTGCATCGCACCATGCTGGGACGGTCGTTTCGCGTCATTGGATACTCCCCGGAGGGAGCGCGGTATGCGGGGCTGGGCACGGGGCGCTGCCTGACTTTCGTCTATGTGCTCGCCGGCGTCGTGGCTGCCCTGGCTGCGTTGATCTACACCGCGCGACTCGGACAGGCGAAGGCGGATGCCGCGGTCGGTTATGAACTTTTTGCGATCACGGCAGTGGTGCTCGGAGGAACCAGCATTTTTGGCGGTGCGGGCAGTGTGACCGGCACGCTGCTCGGCGTGGCGGTCATTGCGGTGCTGAAGAACGGACTCGCCACGCTTCCCGTTGTCATCCGGATGAATTCCGCGGAAGAGCTTTCGGGTCTGCTCACGGGGGTGCTGCTGCTGCTTGCGCTCGTGGTGGGAATGGTGCCGAAACTTCTTTCCGTTCTGCGTTCGCGTCGGTAG
- a CDS encoding substrate-binding domain-containing protein, producing MNTLRLRFRFIAVTLSVLLLFAGAFAPAVSAQGRLMIALMPKSKGNAYFISCKAGAEQAAKELGVELLFDGPVDANAAKQNEIVENWITLGVDAIAVAAENKEGISTALRKAQREGIKVMTYDADALPDARSFFVNQATPEGIARALMDEAARLCDSTGEFAILSASLTAGNQREWQMQIEKRLAEKYPRMKLVAVRPCDDLKDRAQSEATALMSANPSLKLLMAICSPAVPGAAEAVKQAGRVGQVKVIGLGLPNENRRYVKEGVTQTVVLWKTEDLGYLTVYAAAALVNGDLKRGATAFKAGKLGEFAVDKDQILLGTPFLFNKANIDDYDF from the coding sequence ATGAACACCCTTCGCCTCCGCTTCCGTTTCATCGCAGTCACGCTTTCCGTTCTTCTCCTTTTTGCAGGTGCGTTTGCGCCTGCGGTGTCAGCCCAGGGCAGGCTGATGATCGCGCTGATGCCGAAGTCGAAGGGCAATGCCTATTTCATTTCCTGCAAGGCCGGCGCGGAACAGGCCGCGAAGGAGCTTGGAGTTGAACTGCTCTTTGACGGGCCGGTCGATGCCAATGCCGCCAAGCAAAACGAGATTGTGGAGAACTGGATCACGCTTGGCGTCGACGCCATTGCGGTGGCGGCGGAAAACAAGGAGGGCATTTCGACGGCGCTTCGCAAGGCGCAGAGGGAAGGGATCAAGGTGATGACCTATGATGCGGATGCGCTCCCCGATGCCCGCAGCTTTTTTGTCAACCAGGCGACACCGGAGGGCATTGCGCGTGCGCTCATGGACGAGGCGGCCCGTCTGTGCGACTCGACGGGTGAGTTCGCGATTCTCAGCGCCAGCCTCACGGCGGGGAATCAAAGGGAGTGGCAGATGCAGATCGAGAAGCGGCTGGCGGAAAAGTATCCCCGGATGAAGCTTGTGGCGGTGCGTCCCTGCGATGACCTGAAGGATCGCGCGCAGTCGGAGGCGACGGCGCTGATGAGCGCCAATCCGTCACTCAAGCTGCTCATGGCCATCTGTTCCCCGGCGGTTCCCGGGGCCGCCGAGGCCGTTAAGCAGGCGGGGCGGGTGGGGCAGGTCAAGGTGATCGGCCTGGGATTGCCGAATGAAAACCGTCGTTATGTGAAGGAAGGGGTCACCCAGACTGTTGTGCTGTGGAAAACGGAGGACCTCGGGTACCTCACCGTCTATGCCGCGGCGGCGCTCGTCAACGGCGACCTCAAGCGCGGGGCGACCGCTTTCAAGGCCGGCAAGCTCGGCGAGTTTGCGGTCGACAAGGACCAGATCCTCCTCGGCACGCCCTTCCTCTTCAACAAGGCCAATATCGACGACTACGATTTTTGA
- a CDS encoding transposase family protein — MAASLVIAALADAIKRRAPAPGLVHHSARGSQYVDAGLAEALSKAGIARSMSRAGNCYDNSKIESFWSFLKTETEMEIKPPLQGRRKACHL; from the coding sequence ATGGCCGCGAGCCTGGTCATTGCGGCGCTTGCCGATGCGATCAAGCGCCGTGCTCCGGCTCCCGGCCTGGTCCATCACTCCGCTCGTGGCAGTCAGTACGTCGATGCCGGACTCGCAGAGGCCCTTTCCAAGGCCGGTATCGCGCGAAGCATGAGCCGGGCCGGCAATTGCTACGACAACAGTAAAATCGAGTCGTTCTGGAGTTTCCTCAAGACTGAGACCGAGATGGAAATCAAGCCCCCCCTCCAGGGCCGACGCAAGGCTTGCCATCTTTGA
- a CDS encoding glutamyl-tRNA amidotransferase produces MKTLPPLAASLVIRLCAGLAVAAAPFLRAGTATFNLTSASIDEVNTAIAAGALNSEKLTRLFLNRIAAYEKAGPRLHAIITLNPRAINEARALDEEREARGPRGPLHGIPVLLKDNMDAVGLPTTGGFYGLRNSIPNRDSEQACRLRAAGCIILGKANLSEFASGAALSTLGGQILNPHALDHTPRGSSGGSGVGVAAGFTMFALGTDTGGSIRRPSAATGIVGLKPTYGLNGRGGIIPLALSLDTVGPMARHVADVAVVLNEMAGPDSRDPATKDVSIRRVPDYTAGLKAGALKGARFGLLRDWMKLDPGVDAVIETAVAVLRNRGAEVVDIKLPRYVLGLSGGLYDAIHDTEFHYQIESYLATLPREDQNTPRTIEDVINLVERIAEPTPEGWVPNPSRLASLKRQARSGTLQDVPYQDALHEARKIVRDNLTWILDREKLDAFIVPTSSTPPGLIAAEATGAVAVRPSPTLAGSVDQVSNITGWPDLVVPAGFTGDPALPVGLSFIGPAFSEARLLGYGYAFETALPARRLPVYTPVLPGEIFDYETSAKK; encoded by the coding sequence ATGAAGACCCTCCCTCCTCTGGCCGCGTCCCTCGTCATTCGGCTCTGTGCGGGCCTGGCGGTCGCCGCCGCGCCATTTCTCCGAGCCGGGACCGCGACCTTCAACCTCACTTCCGCTAGCATTGACGAGGTGAACACCGCCATTGCTGCAGGTGCGCTCAACTCTGAAAAGCTGACGCGGCTGTTTCTCAATCGGATTGCCGCCTATGAGAAGGCCGGGCCCAGGCTGCATGCGATCATCACGCTCAATCCACGGGCCATCAACGAGGCCCGCGCGCTTGATGAGGAGCGCGAGGCGCGAGGCCCGCGGGGTCCGCTCCACGGCATTCCCGTCCTGCTCAAGGACAACATGGATGCCGTCGGCCTGCCCACCACGGGGGGCTTTTACGGCTTGCGAAACTCCATTCCGAACAGGGACTCCGAGCAGGCCTGCCGCTTGCGCGCCGCTGGCTGCATCATTCTCGGCAAGGCCAATCTCAGCGAATTCGCCAGTGGCGCGGCGCTCTCCACGCTGGGGGGGCAGATCCTGAATCCGCACGCGCTTGACCACACGCCGCGAGGCTCGAGTGGTGGCAGTGGAGTGGGCGTGGCGGCTGGATTCACCATGTTTGCGTTGGGCACGGACACGGGCGGCTCCATTCGGCGGCCTTCGGCAGCGACGGGCATTGTGGGCCTGAAGCCCACCTACGGCCTGAATGGCCGCGGCGGGATCATTCCGCTCGCGCTCTCGCTGGACACGGTCGGCCCGATGGCGCGCCACGTGGCCGATGTAGCCGTGGTCTTGAATGAGATGGCGGGACCGGATTCCCGCGACCCCGCCACCAAGGATGTCTCGATCCGGCGCGTTCCCGATTACACGGCTGGCCTGAAGGCCGGTGCACTGAAGGGCGCGCGTTTTGGTCTGCTGCGGGATTGGATGAAGCTCGATCCCGGCGTCGATGCCGTCATTGAAACCGCCGTGGCAGTGCTCCGCAATCGGGGAGCCGAGGTCGTGGACATCAAGCTTCCACGCTACGTGCTCGGCCTCAGCGGCGGCTTGTATGACGCAATCCATGACACGGAATTCCATTATCAAATCGAGTCCTACCTGGCCACGCTCCCCCGAGAGGACCAGAACACGCCCAGGACCATCGAGGACGTCATCAATCTCGTTGAAAGAATCGCCGAACCCACCCCCGAAGGCTGGGTTCCGAACCCGAGCCGCCTGGCATCGCTCAAGCGGCAGGCTCGGTCGGGTACGCTGCAGGATGTACCCTACCAGGATGCACTCCATGAGGCGCGGAAAATCGTCCGGGACAATCTGACCTGGATTCTAGATCGTGAGAAACTTGATGCGTTCATCGTCCCCACAAGCTCAACCCCTCCAGGACTGATCGCGGCGGAAGCCACCGGAGCCGTGGCGGTCCGGCCGTCTCCAACGCTTGCGGGGTCGGTGGATCAGGTCAGCAATATCACCGGCTGGCCGGATCTCGTCGTGCCCGCGGGATTCACGGGGGATCCCGCGTTGCCGGTGGGGCTCTCCTTTATCGGACCAGCCTTCAGCGAGGCCCGTCTGTTGGGTTACGGCTACGCCTTCGAAACCGCCCTGCCTGCTCGTCGTCTTCCCGTGTACACGCCGGTGCTTCCAGGGGAAATTTTCGACTATGAGACCAGCGCGAAGAAATAG